In the genome of Columba livia isolate bColLiv1 breed racing homer chromosome 1, bColLiv1.pat.W.v2, whole genome shotgun sequence, the window AATCCTTAGGCTGCTGAGTTTAGTGAATATTACTATGATGCAAGGTGCCTGGGACAGGAACCAGCCTATAGTGTGCGCTGCTTCCAGCCTGCCCCTGTGTAAAGAAGTGGGGATAAGGACTCAGCTGCATCACTATGCCCCACCTTACTGCAGATGCTCTTACCACCACTTAGGAACTTACAAGGAGGTTTTAGAAATGACTCCAAAAGCATTATTTGCAAATATTAGCACAAGAAGCTATTACTAAatgtcccttcccttccttgcatCCGATTTTTCACTCATCATACTCCAGTGTGATATTTGTGTCCTCCaccagggctggagctgtcCCAATGTGTTATCAACTACACTACAGCATTTTGCAGAGTCTGAGAaagtacatacacacacatatatacgcCTATACAGTCCCTCCAGAAACTGATCAAAAGATTGCTTTTGCATATAGACTGGCAGAGATTAAAGTCCTGCTATGCCGTGCTCTCATGGAGAACAAGTCAAGTAAAAAACATGAACACTTACATAAATTATCAAGATCTTACAGTCTTTATTGAGGCAAGCTTCCACAAAAGAGAGTAGGGATTGCAGGAATCAAGCCAAAGTTACAAGGATTACATATCAAATGGTACGCTACtttatctttttgtttgctttatggCCATCTTACTATAGCTATGACTGAATATGTTAATCAAAATCCTATAGAACTGTAGccatttgtgtgtgtttatttccatttaCATAATCATCTCACAAAAGAAGCATTTCTCTTTTGTGCTAGATGTCTTACGATATAATTTAAAGTTGCAGTTACTGAAATATCCTATTCTAGCAGTCCCACCACTATTGCCCAGTCATTACCATAACTTGTTATACAGGAGCTAAATACACATTTCCAGTCTTTGTGATGCCCAAACAGTACTGCagtcagagaaataaaacattccCTGTAGTGTGCCCTAATAATCTGCATTGAGTGTTTTGGATCAAATAGGAGAAATTTCCAAAGCTTAAGGGCCTCCACAGATAATTCAGGAAACACACAATTGTAGGGTGCCTTAATTTCAAAAATGGGATTTGTCTGTCTGTGACACAGGAAATGGTTATGGAAATGAGCAAGCACATACACTGATATGTATTTCCACGATCAGTGCTAAGctacaaatacattttactattaaatatgtattttaaaactatacAAACTTGATTAAGTGATTAAGCCTAAAATCAAATGCTCAACTGGTAATGAGTGGGATGGAACGGAGTAGCTGAGATGGTAtgcattttccagaaaaagaaaaaaaaacaaagaaaataataaaatggatCTTCTCAGTCACTTCTGAGGGGCCAACAAGGCATGAAACTCCAGCCAGCTCACAAAAAATGTTTACCTCTGGACCTCTGCTTCTTCTCTTAGTCCTTCTGTTTCGAGAAGACAAGGACATATTCCCTGTCTGTAGCCTACAAATGTTGTCTAAGCATTGTTTATCTCGGCTCAATGCTGCATTTCACCTGTTAGCACTCAGGGTGTGCACAATTAAAGTCTTACTTAAGCTCAACACAAAGTGGGTTACAGGCCTGTGGTGGGCCAGTTCCATGGGAGGTGGTTTCACTATGGGACAATAGGAGGATTTTAAATGGCTCATAAACAGGGTTGAAAACTTCGTTATGTCCTTCAGTCTGCTGCCTAGAGTAGTCATCAGGTATCCACGCCATCCTCTTACACTATCTCAAGGACCTGATCTGCCAAGATTATTACAGTGCAAAACTTTCTATCTTTAGTAATTTCTTCAATTTGCATAAGGATCTTAGCATGCCTGAGCTTGATGGCtatagaatgaaaataaaagagctCAAGAAATGCTGTAGTTAATGGTGACATGAGAATTGTATCTATACTGCATATACACACTCGCAAAAAGTAGGCAAGCCAGTAGATTATAACCCTGCAGAAAAGGCAATGCATATATAATAACCACATTCATTGCAAAGATATCCTTAACAGATGTATTTCTGgctattctttctttcccctccaaCATACTTGTTTGTCAGAGTTTGCCTTTGCATTCTTAAAATTGAAACTCTAACGTTCCACGGaaataagagaaagaatgaaCTGGAAGTgattagtttgttttggtttgcttgtttgtttgtttgtttttcatcataAGTGATTATTTACACTCTTCAACCATAAACTTTGTGggtttctttaaaatgtcaccACAACAAAATCACAGGTAGGTAGCATAAATGAAATTCAAATTAATCATTTCATACTTGAGATGCTTAATTCCACACTACAACAGAACTTGTCTTAGTCAACCAATGAAGGGATGAAAACATATATGCCTTTGACTAGATGGCTGTTTAATGAAGGTGACGTAGACTTTTGGTGAATTATCAAAGGGATCATTTTGAATAATCTCTGGAGACAGAAATTTGCCCAATATTTGGAGGTTTCATCACAGCTAATGCAGAGTTTGGTGAAGATTATATCACACGAGTTCTGCTTTTATATCTCTTGTGCTtattaaatacaaagcaaaatacaaaaacTGTGATGTGAAGAACAAGTGTCTCACTGGGCTGCATCAGCCAACTCACAGACTAATGACATTGTTCTTTAAATTTTTCAGGTACATAAAATCACTAAGTACTGAAAATGGCAATAATTGTTTTGTTATCTAAATTTTATGAAGCATATGGATGactgcaattattttatttcaaatggcTGAAGATTGTTGTTACTTATTTGCTTTTTAGACTACTAAAAAATTTAACTTATTTACTGTGACACTCCTTTGATCATCATATACTTATGTAATTACACAGTTCAGCctatcaaaaaaaaacaacaaaaatcttcaCTATTTATAATGATCAATCTTTAAAATTCACCCTTCTTTTTCCACACTGGCTTCATCatacttttttctaaatttaaagCGTGAGCTATTTTCAGGCCTCTCAAGGAAAGTCGTGGTGTGTAATATCAAACTCTTTGATTTGTTGCTGGCTTATGCATTACAAAATGTCATCTTGTCCTGTTGTTAATGGTCATGGCCCCAGAATGCTGATGATCATCACTGACTTAGATCACTGATGTCCTCACATTCAAAATCACTTTaataaacaaaagcagagaaCATATTGAATTTTAGTTTTGAAGAACGGCATTTCAGATtgagctttctcttttctctgaaaagtCAATCAGATTAGTAGCATGTACCTATACAGAACTCAATGAATATAAACTAGAAGGAAGTTGTCCCTGTGGTATGCAGAATTGTACAGTCAACTCTCAGTTGTCTGTGGGTGTGTAACCCAGGCTGCAGATTAGCAGTGCTATgctaaaacaaagcagaaaaaaaaggaaaaacacccaccatttttctttgaatttctgATCTCACTTTTTGCTTCAGCTTAACTTCATTCCTCGATAAATGTAATAAACACAGAAAGCTTTTATCTAATATGCATATGCTTTGCATTACCTATGTTATAGCTTTACAGGGGTTAGTTTGCTCCATTTCTATTTTCAATAATTGAGAGCTGACTGTGTAAATATGAAAGAGCCGAGCAACCCACAGTTTTATTCGACATTTGCTAAAAAGCAATTGTTTGTCAAAATACGTCTCTAATGAACCTCAAAAATCATCAGAGTtcctttttgctgtattttttaaacCCATGAGTAATAACAGCTTCGTGCAATACTGGACTCCTATTAATATAAGTAAAACGTTCACATGCttgaaaggcaaagcaaagacaataCAAGTGAACAAACTCAATGCGCTTAAAAGGAGATAGATACAGTGGACTCCTCTGCCCCCAAGGGCTAGAGACTGATGGAAAGCCATTTTGTAATGATATTTTGTAGCTGTACCAAAACCAGCATTAATAAGCCACTTAATTAGCATTAAGTGGCTAACTGTACATTTTATTCATTTAGAGGGACATTAGCACCgaacatactttaaaaaagccATGTTCTTGGGCAATGCAACAATAACACTGGTTTCTTTATGAAGGGGTTGGGAAGTTGTTTCCTGCTGCCCCCTCTCCATTCTCAATTTCTCTGCATAACCTAGATCGCACCTTCTTCATGACCAAAGCCAAAAGCCAGAGATACCTCTTGGTGAGCATCATGGGATGATGATTCCATGGACTACAAAGGCAGCTGGAAGGAACTGACGCTCACTCACTGTATTCAGGCAGGGAAGCTAGACGCTGACAAACCTTGggaagctgctgcaggagcttaTCTACTGGGGAGGAGGGATGGCGGAGACACTTCTTaaggagcagcagaaatacAAGACTCAGCATATGAAACATTTAATCTTGAAGAAGAGAGAGGCTGCCAAAGGGCCAGCGGGGCAATAGAGCTGGAAAGCAAGAGGGACAGCCAGCCTTTGCTCCATGGAATCTGTTCTTACCTTTTTTCTGCCACCAGGAAAATGAGAACAACTAACTTCACATTACCCATGAGCATTAAAGATCATTGCAGATATAAAATAGCGTGATACTCTTTGCTAATCTGAAACGAAGAGTAACCTAGCAGCCCTGTATTCTACCTTTGGCAACAGCTTAGCTCCTGTactaaaatgaaagcaaaaggcTTTCCATACTGTGACATAACAGTATACTCCATTGGAATAAACCTACTTGCTTCTTTGAATTTATACCCTAATACATTAGGTTCGATATGCTGACTAGGATCAAAATGACACCGATGACAAAAGCACTGCTCTAATTCATGTGTACATATAATTCTTGTAGGAAGCTCTCCAAACTACTTGACATCCTGTGCCAGTGAGTTCCACTGAGTAAGAACTTTGCATAAAATGTTACTTCACATGTTGCCTTTTAATTTCACTGAACATCCCCTTGTTCTTTTAATACtggataaaataaaatgaaatactgtaGTCGCAAGACTTCTTACTGGAACAATTATAAAAACTCACTTTAAAAAAGTACCTCTCCTCTGTCAGGTAGTAATAGAGTTGCGTATTTTTCAGTTGGCCAAAAGCATTATATCcatatcaaaagaaaaacatttagcaaaatatttgctttcagaCTTGTTTactgtttattattttaatttacataaGTTACTGCTTGCAAAACttccagggattttttttccccactgcatAGTAAATACAGCCTTCTTAGCGTTTCAGAAGCACAGTACGATAGAAACGTTAGGGCCTGCTTCTGCTCCAAATGAAGTTAATGGGAAAACACCAACTGACTTTATTAGGAGTTAGGTCAGGCCCCAGATTTGCAGCTTTTGAAATTTCATCATTGAAAATTTTCTGGCTAATGTTCAGAACTGACTACTTCTACAACTAGAACACTATTTACAACTTTATTTATatgtacttctttattacaaTATGTAATATCAATGTTCCTTGTAAAGGTTACTATTTTATAGAAATTAGACTGAAGTTATTGCCAATCAACCTTTAATAAACTTAAGTGGGATAACTTTCAGAATTTTTCTCAACATGCGATCCAGTTTTTATTCACTCTTGCTATCTTTCACAATTGCTTAACTACCTTAATTTCAAAGCCTTTTTCAGTGTAATAAAAAAGTCCTTTTGGTAGAAGTTTATTGGTCCCATTTCAAATTACGTTCTAAAACATTCTTGTACCGATGAGGACTCATTATTTTagcaatttttctgtttcaacaCAGTATATAAAGCCATGCCTCTCAACCAGTCAACCTCAGTATAAAAGTGTAAGTGAGGTCAAACAGATCACTCACTAAATCTTTGATCAAGTTGTCTGATCACATATAGACACAACTCTCTGAATTGTTGCATATGCTGTATAATGTTATCATACAAATTTAAGCATTTCCATTATTAACTGCTGcttgtgtatgtatatattaatTTGCTAGTCATAAAACTACAGCAAAGGACAATATATACTGATACTGAATTAGGACCTCTGGTCTTGTCTCTCCAACAATTAAGAAAAATCCGTGTTCTTCGTGATTGACCAACGCATGATGTTGTGCTTCAAATATACacattttccaaaattaaaCTGTGAAGGTAACGTCAAATACTGTGTTGTAACTTTAAATATAACTGACATATTAAAACAGATAGATGGGTAATTATGATAAACTACACAATAGTGCTACTGTAGTTAATATCATTTATCAATCCTGTGGTCCCCATCATTCATGCATTTACAGTTTGGGAATACAGTGATGGCAAAGGATAATAATTCATAATGGCTACATTCTCAGTACTTCATGCTAGCTCGctagacaaaataaaaaaggttaaTTGTATaactggaaaaatgtaaaattttattCCAAGAAAATTAACAAGCTACACAGGTAAATTTTGGCAAATGCAACTTTATATTGAAATCCACACATCTGTATCTTAAAGAAGGAAAGACTCACAGACTCTaatgtatttctaaaatacTAAGAAATCATATTATATGCTTCCACAAGTTAaaacttaaataatttaaaacaaccAATACACCAAAATGTGcagaaaatataaacaagaCTGTGCCTTCAGTAGAATAAATGCTTCACAAATTGTGCAAGATATCATACTAAGGCTGCGGTCTCCCCAATGACAGCTGtcttaaaatataaacatacatCAACTGCCTGTGTTTCTCAGAACAAACTAGAAAGGGCGGCACAcctagaaaaaaatcatatcaTCCCAGTGATGTGCATACTGATTTTGGGAACCGTTggagtaaaaaggaaaaaagaggacTAAGTGATCTTTCATGCACTCCCAAATGACTGACCAGAGTTATTaaatttttcttgcttatttgCTTCAATGCTAAACAAAATGGAAGATACTAGATAACCCTTTAAGGCAACATGTGTTTATTCTGTATAATTATAACTGTTCAATTATGACTGGATATTATCATCAACGTTGCCTAACAGACTGATAtctagctttttaaaaaatataaataagagTCTATTAAACTTTATACCAAATCAGcaaaaaacacagaatacaGTTAAAAGTTAGTAATTTCACTGTTAAGGAAAATGGTACTTAGAAAGAATAAtgtatttggaaaagaaaaaataaaaacaaaaacaaaacaaaaccaaaaaaagtgaAGTCTAAATCTGAACAAAAATACTGCTTTGGAATGCTCCCCAAAACTTACTCACAAGGCAAACAGATTTGTAAGTGTGATAATCCAATAATGCATGGCACATCTTTAATCAGTTACAGTACTTGAGTCCCCAGTTTTCAGTCTTTGCAAAACAATAATTGTATGAAATGTTTTAAAGGTCTTCAGATGTCTAAAATTAGTTTATCAACACATTAACCTCATATCAACTTAATTTATTAAGATGTCCAATGCTAATCATTTTGATGGTCTTACTTTATGTAGTGATATACACAGCATTTAGCACTGATACTTAGCACCTGCTACTTTCATAATCTAGATTTCAACCACATAAAGGAATTCAGGGCAGTAGTTCAGTCCTTTGTTCTTAATTACAAACCTTCAGCAGTGGTCAGCAGGAACATGTTTAGGTTTAAAATAGGATTAGAGGTGAGCTATTGCAAAGACTGCAGAATGTTGCCCAAATCCTTACAACTGCTGACATCCCATTCTTGATTTTCTTCTCAAGACATGGCTACAGGCCACAATTGCTTAGCAGAGAATGGTAGTGTTTCACAAGGCTAAAGATTTACAGATGCTCCCTCATATAACACAGTAAGGTTCCCTTGGTAACCTGGATTTTCTGCAGTAAAGAAGGGTTGTGCTGAAACAGCGCCTCAGCTCCCTGTTGGAGAAAATGCAGACAAAAGGATTGATTCCAGCTTGGGCAAAACTCATCCAGACAGCGGCCGTTAGAAATCCCCCTGGTACTACTGGCCCTCTTGCAAAAACTCTCCAGTAACAGGCTACCAAATAGGGACCCCACAAGGTCAGAAAGAGGAATGTCATGATGTAGAACATTCTGCTGATTCTCTTCTCCATTTTGAACTCATCTAAAACCAGTAGCCTTCTCCTGCCTGTGGTGTTCGCGTTTTGCCTGATTCCCAGCAAGGTTGGAGGTGTGGGACCCCTTCCAAATCCAGCCAGCCAATTAGCAGCTGCTTGACCGCTCGCTCCGGGACCATGGAAAGTCCAGTTCTGGCTCACTGCTGCAACAAACTGGACTGGCTTCATTTTCCTGCGATCGTGAACAAAAAATATCAGCTTGAGGTAGACAAGCTGTGTGGCTAGGAGGATAAGGGCAAGAAGAAGCATAAATCCCAAGGAATCATTAGCCCTGAAGGAACGATGCTGGAAAGTGCATTGGTCTTCCTCCCTAATGAACGAGTAGGTGCCCACGTCTAAAACTGGGGGGAAAGCCATGGCTACAGAGAGGGTCCACACCATACAGATAACGGCCAAACAAGTCCAGAAGGTCAGTCTTTTTGTATAAAAACGGTGATGAGCGATAGCTAGGTATCTGGTGACGCTTATGCAGAATAACATGAAAGCAGTGTGAAAGCAggacaaaacccccaaaaaggCAATCACTTTGCAAGTAAGAGTCCCATACGTCCAGGTAGAGCCATTTTTTACAGAGGTGAAAACAAACGGGAAACAAATTGCAGATCTGAGGATATCTGAGCAGCAAAGATCCAACAGGAAGTAGTAAGGAGCTCTATGCAAGGTCTTATCTTTGACTAGCAAAATGGAGATCAGAAGGTTACCCACCACACTGACTCCTATTATGAAACCCAGTGAAGTCAGTTTCAGAAAAGCTGTTAAAGGAGAAAGATTTTGTAAAATGTTGTCAGCTGCATGGCTGTAGTTCGCcatagatggatggatgataTGTATATTGCCTCAGTCAAGTCTCATGATCTATATataagaacaaggaaaaaatagatCCATACATCTTACTGAAAGTGTAATCCACAAACAGAACTGATCTTGTGTCTAGTCATACAGTACATCCTCTTCTTTCTGATTTGTCATGCCatcaaaatatctgaaaaaaaacgAGCTATCAGTTCTTAAGTTAACAAGAAATGATGTCAGAAAGTGCTAACAAAGATGTTAATTTATGGAAAACCAAACGAAGTTGTAAATTTGAGTactattgtttgtttttaaaaatcaaggggctttttttttttttttttacttactgTTCAGCATGATTGATTATTGGCATTTCGAAGATTTGGCTTGTTACAGTTTCAGAACTGACCGGTGCCCCTTATATTTGGTAGCAGATATAATTTTACAGTTAAAGCCTCAGAGATTTTATGAATCAAAAGATTCCCAGTTTGCAAGCTCAAGAGCTAATCActgacatattttttaaaaatccccaaAGACTGCTGATATTTTGACATTACCTACATTCATTTTATGGCTACAGTATTTGTCAATGTTTTagaggcagctgctgtgttGATACGGATCACACCCAAAGAAACCCTGCagaatttatgttttttaaCCCAAGTCACCAAAGCACATTAATCACACTGTGTTAGTTCATGCACATTGTAAGAGAAACAGCATTCATTatccccctcccttcctcctaTAAACCATAATTTTATCATTTAGGCTTTCAAATAAACAGATATGCTAGACAGTCGATAGCACTATGCTTAAGGGTCCATGTCATCCCCCCCCTATTTTAATGCAAATCTTTAAAGTCTGAACATAATTCATAATAAGCAATGGCCAGTGTAAATACTGAGTAAAAATAGGCAACACACCCAAGACATAATGCCCATCCTTCTGGGAGGGCTGGTTTTAGTTAtgcttaaataaatatataataaattgatttttttagcTAATTAGGGCTCCATGATTCCCACTAATCCTCCCATTGAATTGCACCGGAACACATCTCatgcaataaaatgaaataaattaaagaacagcctggtgctgctgggttggccttttttttttttttttttggttggttggttgttgttgttttttattttttttcccttccagagctggggacaggagccACAGCAGGCATGATCAGGCTCCTTCGTTATTCACACGAAGTGTTTCCTATGCCACCTCGGGTGTACAAAGGATATTCCCACTGATTCCCAGCAAAATCTTTCCATTCTTACCGTCCACAAAAGAGCCTGATTGCTGCTGTGTAAACAGAGGCTGATCAGATCATGGCATCGTTTTAAAACCATGAAatcaggctccccctcccccctcccgccagccccgccgcttTGCACACCCCCCACCCCGGTGGAGCTGTCCCCGCGGCGCCGGCCCTGCCtgcgcacacacacacggaCACGCACACACACTCACCCTGGCACACGCACTCACACTCACAGACAGCGCTCCCCCCACGCACGGCCATGCAGGGCTGGACTGCGCCGCGCTGCAAGGGAGCCCGGGTGCCGCTGCCTGGCAGCCGCATCTGCCGGAGCCATGCGAGAGCCTCCCGCGGCGGGGAGCTCGGGAGAGCGGAAGAGGCATCGTCTGCCAACACTTCCATCATGCCGCTTCTTTAGAAATCACCCCCCAGACCCGCTCCCTGGGGGGGGGGAGCCCTCCCCGCACGCACCTGCAGCTGCGGCAGCCTCGGCACCCCCAGGCTCCCCCAGCCCTTCTCTTCCTACCTGTTGGTGCCGGAGATCCCCACATGCCAGCGCTGCTCCTTCCCGCCGACACCGGGCTGCTTTACGCCGGCCGTCTCCTTTAGAacccttttattttcctccgccgtctttcattctttctctcaagcctttcctttttctttctttcttttttttttttcttttttgtttttcctcggTACCTTGACTGGGAATCCAGTCAGTGGCTCGGGCGGCGCATGCTCACTGCGCCTCCTCCCTGCGCGCCGAGCCCCGTCCTCCCCTGTCGCAGCGGCACAATCTCCCCCAGTAAcgcagcagcggcggcggccgccTCAATGAGGGCAAGGCAGCCTCGGTGGCGGCGGCAGCTCCCGGTGCCCCGGTGCGGCCAAAGCAACCTCCGCGGCACCGGCGCTCTCCTCAGCGGCGGGCAGGCAGCCTCCGCGGCGGCACGCTCCCATTGCGATGCATAGCCGAGCTGGATGTATTGGCGAGCCTGAGCGAGCCAGCttgaggaaagggagggggaggaaTTAGGTCCTGCGCTCCTTGTTTATGCCTTTGAACTCCCCCTCCCGCCCCTTTCGCTGAAAATGGGGGCTCAGAAGCAGCCGCCGTGCCGCACGTCGCAGCccgtcaggagggggaccgGGCGGTTTCTTCAGCTGCCGCGGCTCGGGTCCTCCCGTTGGCGGCTCGTTTTCTTTCCTCCCGGTTGCCACCCTGTGAATTCGTTCTTCCCAACCCCCGAGCCAGGAAGGGCTCCTTAAAAGCACCGCGGTTCGCGGAGGGCGTATTTTCCGCGGGGCCGTTCGGACCCCGCACCTTCCCCCCGGCTCCGCTGCCTCCCCCTCGCAGCCAGTAAAGCGGCTCCTCAACATTCAGCGAAAGCCGGCGCAGAACTGTCAGCGCGCTGCATGGCGACAGCGATGAATTTTAATGTCA includes:
- the GPR85 gene encoding probable G-protein coupled receptor 85; amino-acid sequence: MANYSHAADNILQNLSPLTAFLKLTSLGFIIGVSVVGNLLISILLVKDKTLHRAPYYFLLDLCCSDILRSAICFPFVFTSVKNGSTWTYGTLTCKVIAFLGVLSCFHTAFMLFCISVTRYLAIAHHRFYTKRLTFWTCLAVICMVWTLSVAMAFPPVLDVGTYSFIREEDQCTFQHRSFRANDSLGFMLLLALILLATQLVYLKLIFFVHDRRKMKPVQFVAAVSQNWTFHGPGASGQAAANWLAGFGRGPTPPTLLGIRQNANTTGRRRLLVLDEFKMEKRISRMFYIMTFLFLTLWGPYLVACYWRVFARGPVVPGGFLTAAVWMSFAQAGINPFVCIFSNRELRRCFSTTLLYCRKSRLPREPYCVI